The Faecalibacter sp. LW9 genome has a segment encoding these proteins:
- the dapF gene encoding diaminopimelate epimerase, whose amino-acid sequence MKIKFYKYQGAGNDFVMIDNREGGFPVKTETIAKICDRNFGIGGDGLILLENDAESDFRMVYFNSDGNESTMCGNGGRCIVRFAHDLQVTDEKMTFNAIDGLHHAVVDGDTIRLQMIDVQEVEDHDRYLFMNTGSPHHVEFVKNVADVDVYNLGKKIRNGSPYFVAGSNVNFVEVLPNKTLKIRTYERGVEDETLACGTGITAAAIASYVRGFVKESDIKIEALGGKLSVNFDEKNNTFENVWLNGPAVRVFEGEIEI is encoded by the coding sequence ATGAAAATTAAATTCTATAAATATCAAGGAGCTGGTAATGATTTTGTGATGATCGATAATAGAGAAGGTGGTTTTCCTGTAAAAACAGAAACTATTGCCAAAATTTGTGATCGTAATTTCGGAATTGGTGGAGATGGATTAATTCTGTTAGAAAATGATGCAGAATCAGATTTTAGAATGGTTTACTTTAATTCAGATGGAAATGAAAGTACCATGTGTGGTAATGGTGGTCGTTGTATTGTTCGTTTTGCACATGATTTACAAGTGACAGATGAAAAAATGACATTTAATGCCATAGACGGGTTACACCATGCTGTTGTGGATGGCGATACGATTCGTTTACAGATGATTGATGTACAAGAAGTAGAAGATCATGATCGATATTTGTTTATGAATACAGGTTCGCCTCATCACGTAGAATTTGTAAAAAATGTAGCAGATGTTGATGTGTACAATTTAGGAAAGAAAATCAGAAATGGATCTCCTTACTTTGTGGCAGGATCAAATGTGAATTTTGTAGAAGTGTTACCGAACAAAACACTGAAAATAAGAACATACGAGCGGGGAGTAGAAGATGAAACATTAGCATGTGGTACAGGAATTACGGCTGCTGCTATTGCATCATATGTCAGAGGTTTTGTAAAAGAATCGGATATTAAAATTGAAGCTTTAGGTGGAAAATTATCCGTTAATTTTGATGAAAAAAATAATACCTTTGAAAATGTATGGCTTAATGGGCCTGCTGTAAGAGTTTTCGAAGGCGAAATTGAAATTTAA
- the mltG gene encoding endolytic transglycosylase MltG: protein MTKKLYLFAMLSVLMLTSCDFIKGFKGNATKDGFVYIPRGANFEQVLDSLKPYLKNVDEFKKFAESADYPSTIKPGKYKILADDSSSSIIDRLQGGEQEEVKLRIKNEPTLYHMIGSVSRQVNVDSAALANYVMEWAAEKDTALNAETVKQYFIPETYFVYWSLTPEKFMERMESQYNKVWNADRLAKAKAMNMTPLEVTTLASIVQLESSDHEEDQKAVAKAYLNRLAIDMRLEADPTSIYAHKLENGFDQKVQRVYKKLTWSHNAYNTYRNKGLPPAPICLPNVQMIDAVLNPADHDFIYFAADPDRPGYHSFAKTFEEHKKNADKYREWVKKNNIK, encoded by the coding sequence ATGACAAAAAAGTTATATTTATTCGCAATGCTATCAGTTTTAATGCTGACAAGTTGTGATTTTATCAAAGGTTTTAAAGGAAATGCAACCAAAGACGGTTTTGTATATATTCCTCGTGGAGCTAATTTCGAACAAGTATTAGATTCATTAAAACCTTATTTGAAAAATGTAGATGAATTCAAGAAGTTTGCCGAATCAGCAGATTATCCATCAACAATTAAACCTGGAAAATATAAGATTTTAGCAGATGATAGTAGTAGTTCTATTATCGATCGTTTGCAAGGTGGAGAACAAGAGGAGGTTAAATTACGCATTAAGAACGAACCTACATTATACCATATGATTGGTTCAGTTTCACGACAAGTTAATGTGGATTCAGCAGCTTTAGCTAATTATGTTATGGAATGGGCTGCTGAAAAGGATACTGCATTGAATGCTGAAACCGTAAAACAATATTTTATTCCAGAAACGTATTTTGTGTATTGGTCATTGACTCCAGAGAAATTTATGGAGCGTATGGAATCTCAATACAATAAAGTATGGAATGCTGATCGTTTAGCAAAGGCCAAAGCGATGAATATGACACCACTTGAGGTGACAACGTTAGCGTCTATTGTTCAATTAGAATCATCTGATCACGAAGAGGATCAAAAAGCTGTAGCAAAAGCTTATTTAAATCGTTTAGCCATTGATATGCGTCTAGAGGCTGATCCAACTTCAATTTATGCCCATAAATTAGAAAATGGATTTGATCAGAAGGTACAACGTGTCTATAAAAAATTAACATGGTCGCATAATGCGTATAATACCTATCGTAATAAAGGTTTACCACCAGCGCCGATTTGTTTACCAAATGTACAAATGATCGACGCTGTTTTGAATCCAGCAGATCATGATTTTATCTATTTCGCTGCAGATCCTGATCGTCCAGGGTATCACAGTTTTGCCAAAACATTTGAAGAGCATAAAAAGAATGCCGACAAATACCGTGAATGGGTCAAGAAAAATAACATCAAATAA
- a CDS encoding carboxypeptidase regulatory-like domain-containing protein → MNKILYFILFQLTAAITFAQDCKLKGTVLNEMGIPVTDASVSVFDAKNEGKGFVFTNSSGEFEFTLPCNQPYEIEIEQSGYETLVKKIELDGNKNEKLKLVKGTESISLQETIIKAQQAIKIKGDTVEYDADSFKVGNEEVLEDILKKLPGIEVENGKVYHKGKEITTITVGGREVLGGNTKLLNKNLPSDAVSKIQLNTKFKSNPFASSLQEDEQASLNIELKEDAKSLLFGNATIGGDSKDHADAQLKAFYFSEKMDATVINDFNTYGKEVFDREDYFSFFGGFSEFNAEGSIYSLRGGSSALNFGSNTNAAEMNTYNGAAHFGYEPNKKLKLSGFGLVNTNNIRYNSKIERYYNTLETPFTEVDEQQNENKLISAMSRLRLDYRPNDRGEFKYRINFNYTGNEDEQNVNRFRNNESVGYNTNLTDRKNFSLSQSLSYIQKIGRDHNIGFYVRHQYQKETPDLLMNAEEPMFNIFGNLTNIGGRYILSQNQNYITNTIQLYSVYNHLINNTTNLKLKVGTNFSVQDFENKIYDQGNLITQAVNGVNTISNTDFDYNETFADATITKKIGKFQADLGAGVSFFNEKVNYYNSPSVKFNETEILPHANLRYNFNNATSIFFNYNKGYSFPHAKDLTESYTLQSYRSIFAGNQDLRQALTHTSSLGFNHFNSFSFFNVFANLSYTQRDRSIQTASQFERVATDPNNPDAFTISQINTLLNSEYDDKTYAANLNVSKRFKKWYNVRFNGNVSYSDNFTYTNTITEPELQTVNNKSLSQNYTLTNTFTFKKRLELKAGLNASFSKFESLVSQEFETWRPFGDVAWSITDKLLLQSDFSYRIQNRDGSRINEAKELNASIRYNAFKKTYISFIAGNILGNNVIVSNSFNNNYVQTSTTDVLGRYFIVNLRYKF, encoded by the coding sequence ATGAATAAAATACTCTACTTCATCTTATTTCAGCTTACAGCTGCTATAACATTTGCGCAAGATTGTAAGTTGAAAGGTACCGTTCTTAACGAAATGGGAATCCCCGTAACCGATGCGTCGGTTTCAGTTTTCGATGCTAAAAACGAAGGTAAAGGTTTTGTTTTCACAAACTCGTCTGGAGAATTTGAATTTACACTTCCTTGTAATCAACCTTACGAAATTGAAATTGAACAAAGCGGATATGAAACTCTTGTAAAAAAAATTGAATTAGACGGAAACAAAAACGAGAAATTAAAACTGGTAAAAGGAACTGAATCTATTTCGTTACAAGAAACTATTATCAAAGCGCAACAAGCCATCAAAATTAAAGGAGATACAGTTGAATATGATGCTGACTCTTTTAAAGTTGGTAATGAAGAAGTGCTAGAAGATATCTTGAAGAAACTTCCTGGAATTGAAGTTGAAAACGGTAAAGTATACCACAAAGGAAAAGAGATTACGACAATTACTGTTGGTGGACGAGAAGTTCTTGGTGGAAACACTAAACTTTTAAACAAGAATTTACCGTCTGATGCTGTTTCTAAAATTCAGTTGAATACTAAATTTAAATCCAATCCATTTGCCTCATCTTTACAAGAAGATGAACAAGCGTCTTTGAATATTGAATTAAAGGAAGATGCTAAAAGTCTTTTATTTGGAAATGCCACAATTGGTGGAGACTCAAAGGATCACGCCGATGCACAATTAAAAGCCTTCTATTTTAGTGAGAAAATGGATGCTACGGTGATTAACGACTTCAATACCTATGGGAAAGAAGTATTTGATCGTGAAGATTACTTCAGTTTCTTCGGTGGATTTTCTGAATTTAATGCAGAAGGGAGTATTTATTCCTTACGTGGAGGAAGTTCAGCTTTAAACTTCGGTTCGAACACCAATGCTGCTGAAATGAATACGTACAATGGTGCAGCTCATTTTGGATATGAACCAAATAAAAAATTAAAATTATCGGGGTTTGGGTTAGTCAATACTAATAACATTCGCTACAATTCTAAAATCGAGCGTTATTATAATACACTAGAAACGCCATTTACAGAGGTAGATGAACAACAAAACGAAAACAAATTGATCTCTGCAATGAGCCGCTTACGTTTAGACTACCGTCCAAATGATAGAGGTGAATTCAAATACCGTATTAATTTCAATTATACAGGAAACGAAGACGAACAAAATGTAAATCGTTTTAGAAATAATGAATCAGTAGGTTACAATACCAACTTAACGGATCGTAAGAACTTTAGTTTATCGCAATCTTTATCGTATATTCAGAAAATTGGGCGCGATCACAATATTGGTTTTTATGTACGTCATCAGTACCAAAAAGAAACACCTGATCTGTTAATGAATGCGGAAGAACCAATGTTTAATATTTTTGGAAATCTTACCAATATTGGTGGACGTTATATTTTGAGCCAAAATCAAAATTATATTACCAATACGATCCAATTATATTCTGTATATAATCACTTGATTAATAATACAACCAACTTAAAGTTAAAAGTTGGAACAAATTTCTCTGTTCAAGATTTTGAGAACAAAATTTATGATCAAGGAAATTTAATAACACAAGCTGTCAATGGAGTAAACACCATTTCGAACACGGATTTTGATTACAATGAAACATTTGCAGATGCAACAATTACAAAGAAGATTGGGAAGTTTCAAGCAGATTTAGGGGCAGGCGTTTCATTTTTCAATGAAAAAGTAAATTATTATAATTCGCCAAGTGTAAAATTCAACGAAACTGAAATTTTGCCACACGCGAATTTGAGATATAACTTTAATAATGCAACATCTATTTTCTTTAACTATAACAAAGGATATAGTTTCCCTCATGCGAAAGACTTAACAGAGTCTTATACTTTACAAAGTTATCGTTCGATTTTTGCAGGAAATCAAGATTTGAGACAGGCCTTAACTCATACAAGTTCGTTAGGTTTCAATCACTTTAATTCGTTTTCTTTCTTTAATGTATTTGCTAACTTATCGTATACCCAAAGAGATCGAAGCATACAAACTGCTTCTCAATTTGAACGTGTAGCTACAGATCCAAATAATCCTGATGCATTTACAATTTCTCAGATTAATACATTACTTAATTCTGAGTATGATGATAAAACCTATGCTGCGAATTTAAATGTCAGCAAACGTTTCAAAAAATGGTACAATGTACGTTTTAATGGTAATGTAAGTTATTCGGATAACTTTACGTACACGAACACGATTACTGAACCAGAATTACAAACTGTTAACAACAAAAGTTTATCTCAAAACTATACGTTAACCAATACATTTACCTTCAAAAAACGTTTAGAATTAAAAGCTGGATTAAATGCATCATTCAGTAAATTCGAATCCTTAGTTTCACAAGAATTTGAAACATGGCGTCCGTTCGGAGATGTGGCATGGTCGATTACAGATAAATTATTATTACAATCTGACTTTTCATATCGCATCCAAAATCGTGATGGTAGCAGAATCAATGAAGCGAAAGAATTAAATGCTTCGATTCGATATAATGCATTTAAGAAAACATATATTTCATTTATTGCAGGAAATATCTTAGGAAATAATGTCATTGTAAGTAACTCTTTCAACAACAACTATGTCCAAACCAGTACAACTGATGTGTTAGGAAGATACTTTATTGTGAATTTGAGATATAAATTCTAA
- a CDS encoding GLPGLI family protein codes for MKKLLFTFALGLLTTTLSIAQDHKTQNIEATYVCEMKLDYEETMKTIPQAYRAQVADMLKAEIANGIYINYFLKNNGKTSSFQIEEKVANAQNQSGMIVQQMMAFDNKPTYKDFSVTPPVYYKEVDMGVKQYLIKDAVPDYKWKITREKSDIAGYKVTKAEGVMMDSIAVNAWYSPDIAVKDGPTSLAGLPGLIVKAEFKMNNALMIYTLKDLKISDKEIKLTLPSKGNIVTQDQFMAEMKKLQDQYKEMMGGGVDTN; via the coding sequence ATGAAGAAATTATTATTCACATTTGCCTTAGGATTATTAACGACTACATTATCCATTGCACAGGACCATAAAACGCAAAATATCGAAGCCACGTATGTTTGTGAAATGAAATTAGATTATGAGGAAACGATGAAAACCATTCCTCAAGCGTATCGTGCTCAAGTCGCTGATATGTTAAAAGCAGAAATTGCAAATGGTATTTACATCAATTATTTCTTAAAGAATAATGGTAAAACTTCATCTTTCCAAATTGAAGAAAAAGTTGCCAATGCTCAAAATCAATCAGGAATGATTGTACAGCAGATGATGGCTTTTGATAATAAACCAACTTATAAAGATTTCTCTGTTACTCCGCCTGTTTATTATAAAGAAGTGGATATGGGGGTAAAACAATATTTAATCAAAGATGCGGTTCCGGATTACAAATGGAAAATTACACGAGAAAAATCGGATATAGCAGGTTATAAAGTTACAAAAGCAGAAGGTGTCATGATGGATTCTATTGCCGTGAATGCGTGGTATTCACCTGATATTGCGGTAAAAGATGGGCCAACATCATTAGCAGGTTTACCTGGATTAATTGTTAAAGCTGAATTTAAAATGAACAATGCTTTAATGATTTATACCCTTAAAGATTTAAAAATATCAGATAAAGAAATCAAACTTACACTACCTTCAAAAGGAAACATCGTAACCCAAGATCAATTTATGGCAGAGATGAAAAAACTGCAAGATCAATACAAAGAAATGATGGGTGGCGGTGTGGACACCAATTAA
- the pncA gene encoding bifunctional nicotinamidase/pyrazinamidase, with product MKALIIVDVQNDFIPGGKLAVPEGDTIIPRINELQKKFDLVVATQDWHPANHKSFASQHEGKNPFDIIELNGIQQTLWPDHCIQGTPGANLHLDLNTNRIEAIFRKGTNPEIDSYSGFFDNGRKKNTGLHGYLQDRKVDAVYVCGLAADYCVYYTAMDALSLGYSTSILDASVKAIDPVNYIDLKDNFRAKGGQISSYIL from the coding sequence ATGAAAGCACTTATCATTGTTGATGTTCAAAACGACTTTATCCCTGGAGGAAAATTAGCTGTTCCGGAAGGAGACACAATTATACCTCGAATCAATGAACTTCAAAAAAAATTTGATTTGGTTGTGGCTACTCAAGATTGGCATCCGGCAAACCACAAAAGTTTTGCTTCCCAACACGAAGGTAAAAATCCATTTGATATCATTGAACTAAATGGAATACAACAAACGCTTTGGCCCGACCATTGCATTCAAGGAACACCTGGTGCTAATTTGCATCTAGATTTAAATACCAATCGTATTGAGGCTATTTTCAGAAAAGGAACTAATCCAGAAATTGATTCTTATAGCGGATTTTTTGACAATGGTCGTAAAAAAAATACAGGATTACACGGTTATTTACAAGATCGTAAAGTAGATGCTGTATATGTTTGTGGTTTAGCTGCAGATTATTGTGTTTATTATACTGCAATGGATGCTTTATCACTTGGTTATTCAACATCGATATTAGATGCTTCTGTTAAAGCTATTGATCCTGTTAATTATATCGATTTAAAAGATAATTTTAGAGCAAAAGGTGGACAAATTTCTTCCTATATCTTGTAA